The genomic segment TGTGCGCCATCTCTTTCACCACCTGCTCCGGGTCAGCGCCGAGGCGCAACGCCGCCAGCGCGCGGGCTTCAAACTCCGCCCGCAGGCTATCCGCCTGGGTGCGGTAATCGCGTATCGCCTCCACCGCCGACTGGCTGCGCAGCCAACCCATGAAATTCAGACTTTCCTGCACGACGATGGTTTCCGCCAATACCGCGGCATGTTTACGCTGCGCCAGATTCTTTTCGATAATGGCCTGCAGATCGTCCACCGTATACAGATAGGCGTCGGCCAGCTTCGCCACCTCCGGTTCAATATCGCGCGGTACAGCGATATCCACCAGCAGCATGGGCTGATAACGGCGTTGTTTCAGCGCTCGCTCCACCATTCCTTTATCGATAATCGGCAGGGTGCTGGCGGTAGAGGTGATAATAATGTCGGCCTCACCCAATTGGCTATCAATTTCCGCCAGGCTGATGACGTCAGCGCCGACTTCTTCCGCCAGCCGCTGCGCCCGATCACGGGTACGGTTGGCGATGAGCAGCCGCTTCACTTTGTGCTCGCGCAGGTGACGCGCCACCAGTTCAATCGTTTCGCCGGCGCCCACCAGCAGCACCGTCACCTCGGCCAGGGATTCAAATATCTGCCGCGCCATGGTGCAGGCGGCAAACGCCACCGAAACCGCGTGTGAGCCGATTTCGGTTTCGGTGCGCACCCGCTTGGCAACGGAGAACGATTTCTGAAACAATCGCTCCAAATCCACCGACAGGCCGTGCCCGCGGCGGGATTCAGCGAACGCCTTTTTAACCTGACCCAGGATTTGCGGCTCGCCGAGCACCAGCGAGTCCAGGCCGCT from the Candidatus Sodalis pierantonius str. SOPE genome contains:
- the hemA gene encoding glutamyl-tRNA reductase codes for the protein MTLLALGINHKTAPVALRERVAFSPDTLDQALGSLLAQPLVQGGVVLSTCNRTELYLSVEQQADLQEALVRWLCDYHQLEPDEVCQSLYWYLGNEAVSHLMRVASGLDSLVLGEPQILGQVKKAFAESRRGHGLSVDLERLFQKSFSVAKRVRTETEIGSHAVSVAFAACTMARQIFESLAEVTVLLVGAGETIELVARHLREHKVKRLLIANRTRDRAQRLAEEVGADVISLAEIDSQLGEADIIITSTASTLPIIDKGMVERALKQRRYQPMLLVDIAVPRDIEPEVAKLADAYLYTVDDLQAIIEKNLAQRKHAAVLAETIVVQESLNFMGWLRSQSAVEAIRDYRTQADSLRAEFEARALAALRLGADPEQVVKEMAHKLTNRLIHAPTKSLQQAAREGDAERLHILRDGLGLDTH